Proteins found in one Neofelis nebulosa isolate mNeoNeb1 chromosome 3, mNeoNeb1.pri, whole genome shotgun sequence genomic segment:
- the ANKRD50 gene encoding ankyrin repeat domain-containing protein 50 isoform X2, translated as MKPPQQSLYLLVDSVDEGCNITEGEQTSTSLSGTVAELLAGHHEFFPPWLLLLCSARKQSKAVTKMFTGFRKISLDDLRKAYIVKDVQQYILHRLDQEEALRQHLTKETAEMLNQLHIKSSGCFLYLERVLDGVVENFIMLREIRDIPGTLNGLYLWLCQRLFVRKQFAKVQPILNVILAACRPLTITELYHAVWTKNMSLTLEDFQRKLDVLSKLLVDGLGNTKILFHYSFAEWLLDVKHCTQKYLCNAAEGHRMLAMSYTCQAKNLTPLEAQEFALHLINSNLQLETAELALWMIWNGTPVRDSLSTLIPKEQEVLQLLVKAGAHVNSEDDRTSCIVRQALEREDSIRTLLDNGASVNQCDSNGRTLLANAAYSGNLDVVNLLVSRGADLEIEDAHGHTPLTLAARQGHTKVVNCLIGCGANINHTDQDGWTALRSAAWGGHTEVVSALLYAGVKVDCADADSRTALRAAAWGGHEDIVLNLLQHGAEVNKADNEGRTALIAAAYMGHREIVEHLLDHGAEVNHEDVDGRTALSVAALCVPASKGHASVVSLLIDRGAEVDHCDKDGMTPLLVAAYEGHVDVVDLLLEGGADVDHTDNNGRTPLLAAASMGHASVVNTLLFWGAAVDSIDSEGRTVLSIASAQGNVEVVRTLLDRGLDENHRDDAGWTPLHMAAFEGHRLICEALIEQGARTNEIDNDGRIPFILASQEGHYDCVQILLENKSNVDQRGYDGRNALRVAALEGHRDIVELLFSHGADVNYKDADGRPTLYILALENQLTMAEYFLENGANVEASDAEGRTALHVSCWQGHLEMVQVLITYHADVNAADNEKRSALQSAAWQGHVKVVQLLIEHGAIVDHTCNQGATALCIAAQEGHIDVVQVLLEHGADPNHADQFGRTAMRVAAKNGHSQIIKLLEKYGASTLNGCSPSPVHTMEQKPLQSASSKMQSLTIKSNSSGSTGGGDVQPSLRGLPNGPAHAFSSPSESPDSTVDRQKSSLSNNSLKSSKNSSLRTTSSTATAQTVPIDSFHNLSFTEQIQQHSLPRSRSRQSIVSPSSTTQSLGQSHNSPSSEFEWSQVKPSLKSTKTNKGGKSENSSKSGAAGKKAKQNNSSQPKVLEYEMTQFDKRGPTAKSGTSAPPKQTPAESQCKIMVPSTQQEIGRSQQQFLIHQQSGEQKKRNGIMTNPNYHLQSNQVFLGRVSVPRTIQDRGHQEVLEGYPSSETELSLKQALKLQIEGSDPSFNYKKETPL; from the exons ATGAAGCCTCCCCAACAAAGCCTGTATCTACTTGTTGACTCTGTGGATGAAGGGTGTAACATTACTGAAGGTGAACAAACATCTACCAGCTTATCTGGAACTGTTGCGGAGCTCTTAGCTGGTCACCATGAGTTCTTTCCACCATGGCTATTGCTTCTGTGTTCTGCCCGAAAACAGAGTAAGGCTGTTACTAAAATGTTTACTG gtTTTCGAAAAATAAGTTTAGATGACCTTCGGAAGGCATACATCGTTAAGGATGTTCAGCAGTACATCCTTCATCGTTTAGATCAAGAAGAAGCTTTGCGACAACATCTCACTAAAGAAACTGCAGAGATGTTAAATCAACTTCACATTAAAAGCAGTGGATGCTTTCTTTATCTAGAACGAGTTCTAGACGGAGTTGTAGaaaattttattatgttgagagaGATTCGTGACATCCCAGGAACTCTTAATGGTCTGTATCTCTGGCTGTGTCAGAGACTTTTTGTAAGAAAACAGTTTGCAAAAGTCCAGCCCATTTTGAATGTGATTCTTGCAGCCTGCCGGCCTTTGACCATAACGGAATTGTATCATGCAGTCTGGACTAAAAATATGTCATTAACCTTGGAGGACTTTCAACGTAAGTTAGATGTCCTCTCCAAACTTCTTGTTGATGGACTAGGAAATACTAAAATACTGTTTCACTACAGTTTTGCAGAGTGGCTTCTGGATGTGAAACACTGCACTCAGAAGTATTTATGTAATGCAGCAGAAGGACACAGAATGTTGGCTATGAGTTATACCTGTCAAGCCAAGAATTTAACACCATTGGAAGCACAAGAATTTGCATTGCATTTAATTAATTCAAACTTGCAGTTAGAGACAGCTGAGTTAGCTCTCTGGATGATATGGAATGGTACACCTGTCAGAGATTCTCTGTCTACTTTAATACCCAAGGAACAAGAAGTGCTACAGCTGTTGGTTAAAGCTGGTGCGCACGTCAACAGTGAAGATGACCGCACATCATGCATAGTCCGACAAGCCTTAGAAAGAGAGGATTCCATTCGGACATTATTAGATAATGGAGCTTCAGTAAATCAATGTGATTCAAATGGGAGAACATTATTGGCTAATGCTGCATACAGTGGCAATCTTGATGTCGTGAATTTACTTGTCTCCAGGGGAGCAGATTTAGAGATAGAAGATGCTCATGGACATACACCACTTACCCTAGCTGCTAGACAAGGACATACCAAGGTGGTTAATTGTTTGATCGGGTGTGGAGCAAACATTAATCATACTGATCAAGATGGTTGGACAGCATTAAGATCTGCTGCTTGGGGTGGCCATACGGAGGTAGTTTCTGCGCTACTTTATGCTGGCGTAAAAGTGGATTGTGCAGATGCTGATAGCCGAACAGCCTTGAGAGCAGCAGCGTGGGGAGGTCACGAGGATATTGTACTGAATTTGCTACAACATGGTGCTGAAGTCAACAAAGCTGATAATGAAGGTCGAACTGCATTGATAGCAGCAGCCTACATGGGACATAGAGAAATTGTGGAACACCTGCTGGACCACGGAGCAGAAGTGAATCATGAGGATGTCGACGGCAGGACCGCTCTGTCTGTAGCTGCACTTTGTGTGCCTGCAAGTAAAGGACATGCATCGGTTGTCAGTCTTTTAATTGACCGAGGTGCTGAAGTAGATCATTGTGATAAAGATGGCATGACTCCGTTGCTGGTAGCTGCTTATGAAGGACATGTCGATGTGGTTGACTTGCTTCTAGAAGGGGGAGCAGATGTCGACCATACAGATAACAACGGTCGCACACCCCTCCTGGCAGCAGCTTCTATGGGCCATGCGTCAGTTGTAAACACACTTTTGTTTTGGGGTGCAGCAGTGGACAGCATTGACAGCGAGGGCAGGACAGTCCTCAGCATAGCTTCAGCCCAAGGAAATGTGGAGGTAGTACGTACCCTACTGGATAGAGGGTTAGATGAAAATCACAGAGATGATGCTGGATGGACACCTTTGCATATGGCAGCTTTTGAAGGTCACAGATTAATATGTGAAGCACTTATTGAACAAGGTGCTAGAACAAATGAGATCGATAACGATGGACGGATACCTTTCATATTAGCTTCGCAAGAGGGTCATTATGATTGTGTTCAAATCTTATTGGAAAATAAATCCAACGTTGATCAGAGAGGTTATGATGGAAGAAATGCACTGCGTGTTGCTGCGTTAGAAGGGCATAGGGACATTGTCGAATTACTTTTTAGCCACGGAGCTGACGTTAACTACAAAGATGCTGATGGTAGGCCTACGCTTTATATTTTGGCCTTAGAAAACCAACTGACGATGGCTGAGTATTTTTTAGAAAACGGTGCAAATGTAGAAGCAAGCGATGCCGAAGGAAGGACAGCACTTCATGTTTCCTGCTGGCAAGGCCATTTGGAAATGGTGCAGGTTCTGATAACCTACCATGCTGACGTCAACGCTGCAGACAATGAAAAGCGGTCTGCCTTGCAGTCTGCAGCTTGGCAGGGCCACGTAAAAGTGGTTCAGCTTCTGATTGAGCATGGCGCCATAGTTGACCATACGTGCAACCAAGGTGCGACCGCCCTCTGTATTGCAGCCCAGGAAGGGCACATTGATGTTGTGCAGGTTTTGTTAGAGCACGGTGCTGATCCAAACCATGCCGATCAATTTGGACGCACTGCTATGCGGGTTGCAGCCAAAAATGGACAttctcaaataattaaattattagaaaaatatggTGCATCTACTTTGAATGGCTGTTCCCCGTCTCCTGTTCATACAATGGAGCAAAAACCTCTACAATCGGCGTCTTCAAAAATGCAGTCATTAACAATTAAATCAAATAGTTCTGGCAGTACTGGTGGAGGGGATGTGCAGCCTTCACTGCGTGGTTTACCTAATGGGCCAGCTCATGCATTCAGTTCTCCTTCGGAATCTCCAGATTCTACAGTCGATCGTCAGAAGTCGTCATTGTCAAATAATTCCCTGAAAAGCTCAAAAAACTCATCTTTGAGAACTACTTCATCTACAGCAACAGCCCAAACAGTGCCAATTGATAGCTTTCATAACCTGTCATTTACAGAACAAATTCAGCAGCATTCATTGCCGCGCAGTAGAAGTCGACAGTCCATCGTTTCCCCGTCTTCCACAACACAGTCCCTGGGACAGAGCCATAATTCACCGAGTAGTGAATTTGAGTGGAGTCAAGTAAAACCCAGTTTGAAGTcaactaaaacaaataaagggGGGAAGTCAGAAAATTCCAGCAAATCGGGGGCAGCTGGAAAAAAGGCTAAACAAAATAATTCTTCACAGCCAAAGGTTTTAGAGTATGAAATGACTCAGTTTGATAAAAGAGGACCTACAGCCAAATCTGGTACTAGTGCACCCCCTAAACAGACGCCAGCAGAATCTCAGTGCAAAATTATGGTACCTTCAACTCAGCAAGAAATTGGTCGATCTCAACAGCAATTTCTTATTCATCAACAAAGTGgggagcagaagaagagaaatggaataatGACAAATCCCAATTATCATCTTCAGAGCAACCAGGTCTTTCTTGGTAGGGTTTCAGTCCCACGGACAATACAAGACAGAGGGCATCAGGAAGTGTTAGAGGGATATCCTTCCTCAGAGACGGAATTAAGCCTTAAACAAGCCCTGAAGCTTCAGATCGAGGGTTCTGACCCTAGCTTCAACTATAAAAAGGAAACACCATTATAA